From the Manis javanica isolate MJ-LG chromosome 11, MJ_LKY, whole genome shotgun sequence genome, one window contains:
- the LOC108397218 gene encoding olfactory receptor OR51C1-like, with amino-acid sequence MSTLQNTSSSIIFLLTGVPGLEDFHTWISIPFCLIYITALSGNSMILFAIVTQPSLHKPMYYFLSMLSTTDLGLSISTLITMLGIFWFNAREISFNACSSQMFFIQLFTVMESSVLLAMAFDRFVAISNPLRYASILTDRKIAQIGVAIITRGTLILTPMVALLKRLSYCRSHVLHHSYCFHPDVMKLSCTDTRVNSAIGLTALITTAGVDLIFIVLSYLLIIKTVLSIASPEERKKAFGTCVSHIGAVAVFYIPLISLSFVHRFGKHAPPYVHTLIANAYLLIPPVMNPIIYSVKTKQIRRAVVKLLHPSGIKKN; translated from the coding sequence ATGTCAACTTTGCAGAATACATCTTCTTCCATTATTTTCCTGCTAACTGGTGTTCCTGGGCTGGAAGACTTCCACACCTGGATCTCCATCCCCTTCTGCCTTATCTACATAACTGCTCTCTCAGGAAACAGCATGATTCTCTTTGCCATTGTCACTCAGCCCAGCCTCCACAAACCCATGTATTATTTTCTCTCCATGCTGTCCACCACTGACCTTGGCCTGTCCATATCCACCCTGATCACCATGTTGGGTATATTCTGGTTCAATGCCAGGGAGATCAGCTTTAACGCCTGCTCATCACAGATGTTTTTCATTCAACTCTTCactgtcatggaatcttcagtgCTGTTGGCCATGGCCTTTGATCGTTTTGTGGCCATCTCTAATCCTCTTCGGTATGCCTCCATTTTAACTGACCGTAAAATAGCACAGATTGGAGTAGCAATCATCACCAGGGGGACACTAATACTGACTCCTATGGTGGCACTTCTGAAACGACTGTCCTACTGCCGCAGCCACGTGCTCCATCACTCCTACTGCTTCCACCCTGATGTGATGAAGCTGTCGTGCACAGACACCAGGGTCAATAGTGCAATTGGATTGACTGCCCTGATCACAACTGCTGGGGTGGACTTGATCTTCATTGTCCTTTCTTATCTTCTTATCATTAAGACTGTCCTCAGCATTGCATCcccagaagagaggaagaaagcttTTGGCACATGTGTCTCCCATATTGGGGCTGTTGCTGTATTTTACATTCCATTGATCAGTCTGTCCTTTGTGCACAGATTTGGGAAGCATGCTCCACCTTATGTGCATACTCTGATTGCCAATGCCTACCTGTTAATCCCTCCTGTGATGAACCCTATCATCTATAGTGTGAAGACTAAACAGATCCGCAGGGCTGTGGTGAAACTTCTCCACCCCAGTGGTATAAAGAAGAACTAG
- the LOC108397220 gene encoding olfactory receptor OR51C1-like has protein sequence MPSINQSIFQPEVFFLTGIPDFEPQHAWISIPFCCLYAIAISGNGMILFVIITESSLHEPMYYFLSMLSVTDLGLCLSTLVTVLGIFWFNAREISFDACIGQMFFIHCFTVMESSVLLTMAFDHFIAICNPLRYAMILTNSRIIKVGLAIVIRGTTALVSVLLLKHLSFCHSHVLHHSFCFHPDVMKLSCTDTKVNSAVGLAIVISTAGLDSVLILLSYALIIHSVLSIASPEEQKKAFGTCVSHISAINIFYVPMISLSLVHRFGKHAPPFVHTLIANVYLLIPPVMNPIIYSVKTKQIRKAIFKVFLSKLT, from the coding sequence ATGCCATCCATCAACCAGAGCATTTTCCAACCTGAAGTCTTCTTTCTTACTGGCATCCCTGATTTTGAACCTCAGCATGCCTGGATCTCCATCCCATTCTGTTGTCTCTATGCCATTGCCATTTCTGGAAATGGCATGATCTTGTTTGTCATCATCACTGAATCGAGCCTCCATGAACCCATGTACTATTTCCTCTCCATGCTATCCGTCACAGACCTAGGGCTGTGCCTTTCCACACTGGTCACCGTGCTGGGTATTTTCTGGTTTAATGCTCGAGAAATCAGCTTTGATGCCTGCATTGGCCAAATGTTCTTTATCCACTGTTTCACAGTCATGGAGTCCTCAGTACTCCTGACAATGGCTTTTGATCACTTCATTGCCATCTGTAACCCACTAAGATATGCAATGATCTTAACCAATTCAAGGATCATCAAAGTGGGCTTGGCAATTGTTATTAGAGGGACAACAGCTCTAGTGTCTGTACTGCTCCTTAAGCATCTGTCCTTCTGCCATAGTCATGTTCTGCACCATTCATTTTGTTTCCACCCTGATGTGATGAAGCTTTCATGTACAGACACCAAGGTCAACAGTGCAGTTGGTCTGGCCATTGTCATCTCTACTGCAGGCTTGGACTCTGTCTTGATCCTCCTCTCCTATGCTCTGATCATCCATTCTGTGCTCAGCATTGCTTCCCCAGAGGAGCAGAAAAAGGCCTTTGGTACCTGTGTCTCACACATAAGTGCCATTAATATCTTCTATGTCCCAATGATCAGCTTGTCACTGGTGCATAGATTTGGGAAGCATGCCCCTCCCTTTGTGCACACTCTCATTGCCAATGTTTATCTGCTCATCCCTCCTGTAATGAATCCCATAATCTACAGTGTGAAGACCAAGCAAATTCGCAAGGCCATCTTCAAAGTATTCCTTTCCAAGCTAACTTAG